The following proteins are co-located in the Flectobacillus major DSM 103 genome:
- a CDS encoding DNA adenine methylase, which yields MTGSKTAKPFLKWAGGKTQLINDIERILPKKIYNNTFTYIEPFVGSGAVLFWMLNNFPKLEKVVINDINQDLINTYKIIASRPQELISILEIFQHEFHALEGNEDNKKVYYYQKRDLYNTRKQESSEQAALFIFLNRTCFNGLYRVNRKNEYNVPMGGYKRPTICDKENIWIVSDALQKVEILCGDFEETLHLATPNSLFYFDPPYKPLSETSSFNSYAKDIFNDQEQIRLRDFCAKLDTLNHTWILSNSDVKSEDNSDNFFDNLYANFSIQRVDARRNINANSEKRGLLKELLITNQTNSKKYTRAF from the coding sequence ATGACAGGATCTAAAACAGCCAAACCGTTTTTGAAGTGGGCCGGTGGAAAAACACAACTCATTAACGATATTGAAAGGATATTACCTAAGAAAATTTATAACAATACATTTACATACATTGAACCCTTTGTTGGTAGTGGTGCTGTACTTTTTTGGATGTTGAATAATTTTCCAAAACTTGAAAAAGTAGTCATTAATGACATCAACCAAGACTTAATAAATACCTACAAAATCATTGCATCTCGCCCCCAAGAACTCATTTCAATTCTTGAAATATTTCAACATGAGTTTCATGCTTTGGAAGGTAATGAAGACAATAAAAAAGTATATTACTACCAAAAAAGAGACTTATATAACACCCGAAAACAAGAATCTAGTGAACAAGCAGCTCTATTTATTTTCCTTAATCGTACTTGCTTTAATGGTTTGTACAGAGTGAATCGCAAAAATGAATATAATGTACCAATGGGAGGCTATAAACGACCAACCATTTGCGACAAAGAGAATATTTGGATAGTAAGTGATGCTTTACAAAAAGTTGAAATTTTATGTGGCGACTTTGAAGAAACTTTACATTTGGCTACGCCCAATTCACTTTTTTATTTTGACCCGCCATACAAACCCCTGAGCGAAACATCAAGTTTTAATTCATACGCAAAAGACATATTCAACGACCAAGAACAAATAAGGTTAAGAGATTTTTGTGCCAAACTTGACACGCTAAACCACACTTGGATTTTGAGTAATTCAGATGTTAAAAGTGAAGACAACAGCGATAATTTTTTTGACAACCTATATGCCAATTTTAGTATTCAAAGAGTGGACGCAAGAAGAAATATCAATGCGAATTCTGAAAAAAGAGGCCTATTGAAGGAACTTCTCATTACCAATCAGACGAACAGTAAAAAATATACCAGAGCATTTTAA
- the hisG gene encoding ATP phosphoribosyltransferase, which translates to MNEVLRIAVQKSGRLSEDSLNLFKECGIKFDNGAGKLKATSSNFPAEFLFLRDDDIPGYVEDGVADIGIVGQNVHVETSKLVSEVKLLGFSKCRLSIAIPRSENYGGVSELEGKSIATSYPVILGNFLKEHGVHAHIHEISGSVEIAPSIGLAHAVCDIVSSGGTLLSNGLKEVEVIFRSEAIMIGYPQLSAAKQDILNQILFRIDAVQRAKNSKYVVLNTKNENIATIRALLPGMKAPSILPLADEGWSSMHSVITEQDFWQNIEKLREAGAEGILVMPIEKIIY; encoded by the coding sequence ATGAACGAAGTATTAAGAATTGCGGTCCAAAAATCGGGCCGCCTTAGTGAAGATTCACTAAATTTATTCAAAGAGTGCGGTATTAAATTTGACAATGGAGCAGGCAAATTAAAAGCAACTTCGTCAAACTTTCCCGCAGAATTTTTGTTTCTCAGAGACGATGATATCCCCGGATACGTAGAAGACGGCGTGGCGGATATTGGTATTGTCGGACAAAACGTTCATGTTGAGACAAGCAAACTGGTTTCAGAAGTAAAATTACTTGGTTTTTCAAAGTGTCGCTTATCGATTGCCATTCCACGTAGCGAAAACTACGGAGGCGTTAGCGAATTAGAGGGAAAAAGTATTGCTACTTCCTATCCTGTTATCTTGGGCAACTTTTTGAAGGAACATGGTGTACATGCTCATATTCATGAAATTAGCGGCTCGGTAGAAATTGCTCCGAGTATTGGTTTGGCTCATGCTGTTTGTGATATTGTTAGCTCGGGAGGTACTTTGTTGAGCAACGGCCTAAAAGAAGTAGAAGTAATTTTCCGTTCTGAAGCTATCATGATTGGTTATCCTCAATTGTCGGCAGCCAAACAGGATATTCTTAACCAAATTTTGTTTAGAATTGATGCCGTTCAGCGTGCCAAAAATAGCAAATATGTGGTATTGAATACCAAAAACGAAAATATTGCAACGATTCGTGCTTTATTGCCAGGTATGAAAGCTCCGTCTATTTTGCCTTTAGCCGATGAGGGTTGGTCGTCGATGCACTCTGTAATTACCGAACAGGATTTTTGGCAAAATATTGAAAAATTAAGAGAGGCTGGTGCTGAAGGTATTTTAGTAATGCCAATCGAAAAAATTATATATTAG
- the hisD gene encoding histidinol dehydrogenase, producing the protein MKIIKYPQVSDYKAILTRPVQDMSVIEQRVIPILEKVKKEGDQALFDLALQFDKVQLDTLLMDTAMVDAAEQQLTEALKEAIHHAYHNILTFHQAQKQSPEKIETTAGVTCWRKSVGIEKVGVYIPGGTAPLFSTVLMLGIPAQIAGCKEVVLCTPSNHPAILYAAKLCGITKIFRIGGAQAIAAMAYGTESIPQVYKIFGPGNQYVTAAKMLVNKEGLAIDMPAGPSEVAVWADDSADANFVAADLLSQAEHGIDSQVLLVSTSEQLIAKVNIALEQQLALLPRAEFAAKALENSQAVLVENQQVAIDMLNQYAAEHLIMSVENAEELSEQIYNAGSIFLGNYTPESAGDYASGTNHTLPTNGFAKAYSGVSLDSFVKKITVQKITQEGIHNLGNTIIEMAEAESLRAHANAVRVRLGQSIDLLW; encoded by the coding sequence ATGAAAATTATAAAATATCCACAGGTATCTGACTACAAGGCTATTTTAACACGTCCTGTACAAGATATGTCTGTGATTGAACAGAGGGTTATTCCAATCCTTGAAAAGGTGAAAAAAGAGGGAGACCAAGCCCTTTTTGACTTAGCATTGCAGTTTGACAAAGTACAATTAGATACCTTGCTCATGGATACTGCTATGGTAGATGCCGCCGAGCAACAGTTGACTGAAGCTCTGAAAGAGGCTATTCATCACGCTTATCATAATATTTTAACTTTTCATCAAGCCCAAAAGCAGTCTCCCGAGAAAATAGAAACTACCGCAGGTGTTACCTGCTGGCGGAAATCGGTAGGTATCGAGAAAGTAGGAGTGTATATTCCAGGGGGTACAGCTCCATTGTTTTCAACGGTATTAATGCTTGGTATTCCTGCCCAAATAGCTGGTTGTAAGGAGGTTGTGTTGTGTACGCCATCCAATCACCCCGCAATTTTGTATGCAGCCAAGTTGTGTGGTATTACCAAAATATTTAGAATAGGCGGAGCACAAGCTATTGCCGCAATGGCTTATGGTACTGAATCTATACCACAGGTATATAAAATATTTGGGCCTGGTAATCAATATGTTACTGCTGCCAAAATGCTTGTAAATAAAGAAGGATTAGCCATAGATATGCCTGCTGGGCCATCGGAAGTAGCTGTATGGGCAGACGATTCGGCTGATGCTAATTTTGTGGCTGCCGACTTGCTCTCTCAGGCCGAACACGGTATCGACTCGCAGGTGCTATTGGTGTCAACATCCGAGCAACTTATTGCTAAGGTAAATATTGCTTTAGAACAGCAGTTAGCACTATTGCCTCGTGCCGAATTTGCTGCAAAGGCTCTTGAAAATAGTCAGGCTGTATTGGTTGAAAATCAACAAGTTGCTATAGATATGCTCAATCAGTATGCTGCCGAACACTTGATTATGTCGGTAGAAAATGCCGAAGAGCTTTCAGAACAAATCTACAATGCAGGGTCGATTTTCTTGGGCAACTATACCCCCGAATCGGCGGGAGATTACGCCTCAGGTACTAATCATACCTTGCCAACCAATGGTTTTGCCAAAGCATATTCAGGTGTAAGTTTGGATAGCTTTGTTAAAAAAATTACGGTTCAGAAAATCACTCAAGAAGGTATCCACAATTTAGGTAATACGATTATTGAAATGGCCGAAGCCGAATCGCTTAGGGCTCATGCCAATGCCGTTCGTGTAAGATTAGGACAGTCTATCGATTTGTTATGGTAG
- the hisC gene encoding histidinol-phosphate transaminase, with translation MQFDIKNVVRPHILNLAPYSSARDEYTGKEGIFLDANENPIGSATPENWNRYPDPYQWAIKEKLAPLKGCRPSQIFLGNGSDEPIDLVIRLTCEPKVDNIIILPPTYGMYEVSASVNNVQIQKIPLTVDYQLNVEAILEAINSKTKLIFICSPNNPTGNLIDREAILQIIENFQQGIVIIDEAYNDFSDEPSFIPSLDEYPNVMVLQTFSKAWGLASLRLGMAFAQEGLIQLLNKIKYPYNINGLTQKLLVENIDNVTFVEESVKTLNENRTQLEKELSELAIVEKIYPSDANFLLVKFNDAKAVFDYLIEHKTIVRDRSKVILCDNSLRISVGTKEENKVLMNYLHQYQS, from the coding sequence ATGCAATTTGATATAAAAAATGTGGTTCGTCCACACATTCTAAATTTAGCTCCTTATTCTTCAGCACGTGATGAATATACGGGTAAAGAAGGTATTTTTTTAGATGCTAACGAAAACCCTATTGGCTCGGCTACGCCCGAAAACTGGAATCGTTACCCCGACCCTTATCAGTGGGCTATTAAAGAAAAGCTTGCACCACTAAAAGGCTGTCGTCCAAGTCAGATTTTTTTGGGAAATGGCTCTGACGAACCTATCGATTTGGTGATTCGTCTTACCTGCGAGCCTAAGGTCGACAATATTATTATATTGCCTCCAACCTACGGAATGTACGAGGTAAGTGCATCTGTCAACAATGTTCAGATTCAGAAAATACCGCTAACAGTCGACTACCAGTTGAATGTTGAGGCAATCTTGGAGGCCATTAACTCTAAAACGAAGTTAATTTTTATTTGTTCTCCCAACAACCCAACGGGCAATTTAATCGACCGAGAGGCTATTTTACAGATTATCGAAAACTTCCAACAAGGAATTGTGATAATCGATGAGGCCTACAACGACTTTTCGGATGAACCTTCTTTTATCCCTAGTCTCGACGAGTATCCTAACGTAATGGTATTACAAACCTTCTCAAAAGCTTGGGGTTTGGCATCGCTCCGTTTGGGTATGGCATTTGCCCAAGAAGGATTAATTCAGTTATTGAACAAAATCAAATATCCATACAATATCAATGGACTAACTCAAAAACTATTGGTTGAAAATATTGATAATGTTACATTTGTAGAAGAGTCAGTAAAAACATTGAATGAAAACAGAACACAATTAGAAAAAGAATTGTCAGAATTGGCTATTGTTGAGAAAATCTACCCATCAGATGCCAACTTCCTACTGGTGAAATTCAATGATGCCAAGGCTGTATTTGACTACCTAATAGAACACAAAACCATTGTTCGTGACCGTTCAAAAGTAATTTTATGTGACAATTCCTTACGTATCTCCGTCGGAACGAAAGAAGAAAATAAAGTGTTAATGAATTATCTTCATCAATACCAATCATAA
- a CDS encoding carbohydrate-binding family 9-like protein, with amino-acid sequence MKNLFLSGIASLSMFTGLAQTPIVPQQYICYQTAQPLQIDGKLTEAAWQKAQWTSLFVDIEGDKKPLPLQATKAKILWDKQYLYIVAELDEKHIWAYQSKKDQVVFLENDFEVFIDPDGDSQNYFELEINARNNTFDLFLPKPYRNGGNALVSWDIKDLKTAVSIEGTLNNANDSDKRWTIEMAIPFSSISMGMEADIPKDLSLWRINFSRVEWQHEVVNGKYVRKKKADQSGVLPEYNWVWSPQDVIDMHIPDRWGYLIFSEKVAGAEPIHYTLPEREIAKRAIWTIYHLQKGYFAKHNQYAFNTEELGVDKGILDAYQIAIEATKHTFAVQLQNKQGDIKLHINQEAVLR; translated from the coding sequence ATGAAAAATCTATTCTTATCAGGAATAGCTAGTCTGAGTATGTTTACTGGATTGGCTCAAACTCCTATTGTGCCTCAACAATATATTTGTTACCAAACTGCACAACCCTTACAAATCGACGGAAAACTTACTGAAGCAGCTTGGCAAAAAGCCCAGTGGACAAGCTTGTTTGTCGATATTGAGGGCGATAAAAAACCTTTGCCTTTACAGGCTACCAAAGCCAAGATTCTTTGGGATAAACAGTATTTGTATATTGTTGCCGAGCTAGACGAAAAACATATTTGGGCGTATCAGAGCAAAAAAGACCAAGTCGTATTTTTGGAAAATGACTTTGAGGTATTTATCGACCCCGATGGTGATTCTCAAAACTATTTTGAGCTTGAGATAAACGCCCGCAATAATACTTTTGACTTATTCTTACCAAAACCTTATCGAAATGGAGGCAATGCCTTGGTAAGTTGGGACATAAAAGACCTAAAAACGGCTGTTTCGATAGAGGGTACACTCAACAATGCCAATGATTCGGATAAACGTTGGACTATTGAGATGGCGATTCCGTTTAGCTCTATTAGCATGGGTATGGAGGCCGATATTCCTAAAGATTTGTCATTGTGGCGAATTAATTTTTCAAGGGTTGAATGGCAACATGAGGTAGTTAATGGAAAATATGTGCGGAAGAAAAAAGCTGATCAAAGTGGTGTATTACCTGAATATAACTGGGTGTGGTCGCCACAAGATGTTATTGATATGCATATTCCCGACCGTTGGGGCTATTTGATATTCTCAGAAAAAGTGGCTGGTGCTGAGCCAATCCATTATACTTTGCCTGAACGAGAAATAGCCAAAAGAGCTATTTGGACGATATATCATCTACAAAAGGGCTATTTTGCTAAACACAACCAATATGCCTTCAATACCGAAGAATTAGGGGTTGACAAAGGTATTCTTGATGCTTATCAGATAGCCATAGAGGCAACCAAACACACTTTTGCAGTACAATTGCAAAATAAGCAGGGCGATATAAAGCTTCATATTAATCAGGAGGCTGTATTGAGGTAA
- a CDS encoding family 10 glycosylhydrolase, whose protein sequence is MKKRTFLKQVGLGALTLGHLPVSSAQAKGLVTNPPKKALKNWVWINPDHKAKDEDLTNQFKQFRAHGITGIFFEADDERHFTLAKKQGLETHRWIWTMNRGEESLLKAHPEWYAVNRKGESCATNPPYVGYYRWLCPSRPEVKEYLENVVKTELSKPYVDGIHLDYVRYCDVILPQNLWKNYGIKQNQELPEYDFCYCDTCRSKFKEIKGIDIKLEENPDQNLSWRKFRYDNITRIVNHLSKTASGFKKPITAAVFPTPEVAKRIVRQDWTNWSLTGVCPMIYHKFYKEDVNWIGDAVEEGVRALHGKFPLYAGLFLPDFDSQDEIVKGIQLALKNGASGVSLFGNVDDKVLKALAKAIV, encoded by the coding sequence ATGAAAAAGCGTACCTTTTTAAAACAAGTAGGGCTTGGGGCATTAACCTTGGGGCATTTACCTGTATCGTCTGCCCAAGCGAAGGGTTTAGTAACGAATCCTCCTAAAAAAGCCTTAAAAAATTGGGTTTGGATAAATCCCGACCATAAAGCCAAAGACGAAGACCTTACCAACCAATTCAAGCAGTTTAGGGCTCATGGTATTACTGGTATTTTCTTTGAAGCCGACGACGAAAGACATTTTACCTTGGCCAAAAAACAAGGATTAGAAACTCATCGCTGGATTTGGACCATGAATCGTGGTGAAGAAAGCTTACTCAAAGCGCATCCCGAATGGTATGCCGTAAACCGCAAAGGTGAGTCATGTGCTACCAATCCGCCGTATGTAGGTTATTATCGCTGGCTGTGTCCTTCTCGCCCAGAGGTAAAGGAATACTTAGAAAATGTAGTAAAAACAGAACTGAGCAAGCCTTATGTGGATGGTATCCATTTGGACTATGTGCGTTATTGTGATGTAATTTTACCTCAAAATCTATGGAAAAATTATGGTATAAAACAAAATCAAGAATTGCCCGAATATGACTTTTGCTATTGTGATACATGTCGTAGTAAATTCAAGGAAATCAAAGGAATAGATATTAAACTGGAGGAAAACCCTGACCAAAATTTATCTTGGCGAAAATTCAGATATGATAACATTACTCGCATTGTGAATCATTTGTCCAAAACTGCGTCTGGTTTCAAAAAACCTATTACGGCGGCAGTTTTTCCAACACCAGAAGTGGCCAAAAGGATTGTTCGTCAGGATTGGACTAATTGGAGTTTGACGGGTGTTTGCCCGATGATTTACCATAAGTTTTACAAAGAAGATGTTAATTGGATTGGCGATGCTGTAGAGGAAGGTGTAAGAGCCTTACATGGCAAATTCCCATTGTATGCTGGGTTGTTTTTACCAGACTTTGATAGTCAAGATGAAATAGTGAAGGGAATTCAGTTGGCATTGAAAAATGGAGCTTCTGGGGTTTCGCTATTCGGCAATGTCGACGATAAGGTTTTGAAAGCATTGGCAAAAGCCATTGTGTGA
- a CDS encoding sulfite exporter TauE/SafE family protein produces the protein MTDQQSQEQQINLPKKSSKNPFEEAIVKIWQRERTAAEIIIHIFNALALMVVGHFLFKYLTVQNITTAFNEVTSDILFYIMAGFIAQMVDGALGMAYGVTASTFLANVGVSPAVISMSVHASEIFTSGASGYMHLKFGNVNSKLFKAVLIPGVIGAILGAYLLSTLLEDYIGYVKPAVSFYTLCLGILIIRKALIKRQKKKPIKLIGPLAWFGGFMDSIGGGGWGPIVSSTLIASGRHPRYTIGSVNLAEFFISLSSSLTFIFVIGFSQWQVILGLILGGMVAAPIAAKLATKLPTKALMIMVGIVVILASLKKILG, from the coding sequence ATGACAGACCAGCAATCTCAAGAACAGCAAATAAACTTACCTAAAAAATCGTCCAAAAACCCCTTTGAAGAGGCTATTGTAAAAATTTGGCAGCGAGAAAGAACAGCCGCCGAGATAATCATTCACATTTTTAATGCCTTGGCATTGATGGTGGTAGGGCATTTTTTATTCAAATATCTTACTGTACAAAATATCACTACAGCTTTTAACGAAGTAACCTCCGACATCCTATTCTATATTATGGCAGGCTTTATTGCCCAAATGGTAGATGGAGCTTTGGGAATGGCTTATGGGGTTACGGCATCTACGTTTTTGGCCAATGTGGGGGTTTCGCCAGCCGTTATTAGTATGAGTGTTCATGCTTCTGAAATCTTTACAAGTGGAGCGTCGGGCTATATGCACCTCAAATTTGGCAATGTCAACTCAAAGCTATTCAAAGCCGTATTGATTCCTGGTGTTATTGGGGCTATTTTGGGAGCTTATTTGTTATCGACTTTGCTAGAAGACTACATTGGCTATGTCAAGCCCGCAGTTTCTTTTTATACACTTTGTTTGGGTATTTTGATTATCAGAAAAGCCTTGATTAAACGCCAAAAAAAGAAACCTATCAAATTAATTGGTCCTTTGGCGTGGTTTGGTGGATTTATGGACAGTATTGGCGGTGGCGGCTGGGGGCCAATTGTTTCCTCAACATTGATTGCTTCAGGGCGACACCCTCGTTATACGATCGGTTCGGTTAACTTGGCCGAGTTTTTTATCTCACTTTCATCATCCCTTACTTTTATCTTTGTTATTGGTTTTTCGCAATGGCAGGTAATTTTGGGTTTAATACTTGGAGGAATGGTTGCGGCTCCTATTGCGGCTAAATTAGCTACCAAGCTTCCTACAAAAGCTTTAATGATAATGGTTGGTATTGTCGTAATATTAGCGTCATTGAAAAAGATTCTAGGATAA
- a CDS encoding TonB-dependent receptor plug domain-containing protein — MRKLILTIIGFCTFLLGCNMVNAQNKLLTGKVSDTKDPMPGVTVVLKGTKIGTVTNEAGEFKLNVPKSGGTLTFSFVGFTSKDVEIGNNTTFDILLQSDITQLAEVAVVGSRNARRTQLDTPAPVDIISVAEISSTMPQPDLAQMLKQIAPSFNALQAIGGDLDSHVVPVQLRNQPPNQTLLLVNGKRRHVSSLLQLYNKTGPSTSADLMTIPSIAVNKVSILRDGAAAQYGSDAIAGVMNLDLKSSVNELTASYYTSIFKAGDGLTNQFMVNYGLPLGTKGGFINISGEFTHRNKTSRTPDGGYNGSIYGNAYLNNTIKDEYGKIIVTNPEALASPDNAALKTDEGLLKARGLTRDDFQMINGLSQMTNGTVFANLSLPISSTSRFYAFGGLNYRNTLSGCYYRFPRQLDRSNYAVYPNGYLPQLTSSIADKSLSMGLQGKIGVFDIDFSNTFGSSNFDYGMTNTLNASYGSESPTTMSLGANTFTQNTTSLAFSHYFNDPLNGAVKGINVAFGTEMRVENFAIKQGQEESYTKGTAGIFVAPSDNFNYTQNINPDVKDDKGNDIILSRKGDKLDFKNYSANCQCFRGFAPNQAIDAKRDVVAGYVDVEVDVNKKLLLAAATRFERYSDFGSVITGKFAARYSIFDNFNIRGSVSNGFRAPSLHELYYAQTSTVFTPQGVPFDVGFFTNESSAAKALGIPKLKQENSQNASLGFALQPLQGLEITTDAYIFTVKDKIILTGNFEGPAVGGRLKSVIGEGAAQFFTNGADVKSKGLDLVVNYTKMLGTKKMIATFAGNWNKVEFVAVHPAKLNVGTDGTLTEAQIQDLYLSRSVRASYEEGNPRQKYIASFTLLDKKWSAMVRGIYYGSVYSRSSYDDGNGNYYDYKLAARTTVDLSLGYELIKGLKLSVGGDNLFDVYPTRILPDLTDNNRFGYENYQMGFQGASYYARLNYKF; from the coding sequence ATGAGGAAATTAATACTAACTATTATCGGATTCTGTACATTTTTGCTGGGCTGTAATATGGTAAATGCCCAAAACAAACTATTGACTGGAAAAGTCAGCGATACCAAAGACCCCATGCCTGGGGTAACAGTGGTGCTAAAAGGCACAAAAATTGGCACTGTTACCAACGAGGCAGGTGAGTTTAAACTGAATGTTCCTAAATCTGGCGGTACGCTAACGTTTTCGTTTGTAGGGTTTACGAGCAAAGATGTAGAAATAGGCAATAATACAACTTTCGATATTTTACTTCAATCAGACATTACGCAATTGGCCGAGGTAGCAGTAGTAGGCTCACGAAATGCCAGACGTACCCAGCTCGACACACCCGCACCTGTCGATATTATTTCGGTAGCCGAAATTTCATCAACAATGCCTCAGCCAGATTTGGCTCAGATGCTAAAACAAATTGCGCCCTCATTTAATGCTCTTCAGGCTATTGGAGGCGACCTAGATTCGCACGTGGTGCCTGTTCAGCTCAGAAACCAACCACCCAATCAAACCCTTTTGTTGGTCAATGGTAAACGCCGCCACGTTTCGTCATTGTTGCAGCTTTATAACAAAACAGGCCCATCTACATCGGCCGACTTAATGACGATTCCTTCTATTGCCGTCAATAAGGTGTCTATTCTGCGTGACGGAGCTGCTGCTCAGTATGGCTCAGATGCCATTGCAGGGGTTATGAACCTTGATTTAAAAAGTAGTGTCAACGAGCTAACTGCTAGTTATTACACTTCGATTTTTAAGGCTGGCGATGGGCTTACCAATCAGTTTATGGTCAATTATGGCTTACCATTGGGTACAAAAGGTGGTTTTATCAATATTTCGGGCGAATTTACACACCGCAACAAAACCTCACGTACACCCGACGGTGGCTATAATGGGTCTATTTATGGCAATGCGTATTTGAACAATACTATCAAAGACGAATACGGAAAGATTATTGTGACCAACCCCGAAGCTCTGGCCAGTCCCGACAATGCTGCTTTAAAAACCGATGAAGGTTTGTTAAAGGCCAGAGGCTTAACACGCGACGATTTTCAAATGATTAATGGCTTGAGCCAAATGACCAACGGTACAGTTTTTGCTAATTTAAGCCTCCCTATTTCATCTACAAGTCGTTTTTATGCCTTTGGTGGGCTCAATTATCGCAATACTCTTAGTGGCTGTTATTATCGTTTTCCTCGCCAGCTCGACCGCTCAAATTATGCTGTATATCCTAACGGATATTTGCCCCAGTTAACCTCAAGTATTGCCGACAAGTCGTTGTCGATGGGTTTACAAGGAAAAATTGGCGTATTTGATATTGATTTTAGTAATACTTTTGGCTCAAGCAACTTTGACTATGGTATGACCAACACACTCAATGCGTCGTATGGCTCGGAGTCGCCAACAACCATGAGCTTAGGAGCAAATACTTTTACCCAAAATACAACCAGCTTGGCCTTTTCTCATTATTTTAACGACCCCCTCAATGGGGCGGTAAAGGGTATCAACGTGGCTTTTGGTACTGAAATGCGTGTCGAAAACTTTGCGATCAAACAAGGCCAAGAAGAGTCTTATACAAAAGGAACAGCAGGTATTTTTGTAGCTCCTAGCGACAACTTTAACTATACCCAAAATATCAATCCCGATGTAAAAGACGACAAAGGCAACGACATTATTTTATCAAGAAAAGGCGACAAATTAGACTTTAAAAACTATTCGGCAAACTGCCAATGTTTTAGGGGCTTTGCTCCCAATCAAGCTATAGATGCCAAACGAGATGTGGTAGCGGGGTATGTCGATGTAGAAGTAGATGTTAACAAAAAACTCTTGCTGGCCGCAGCTACTCGTTTTGAGCGTTATAGCGATTTTGGTAGTGTAATCACTGGAAAGTTTGCAGCAAGATATTCTATTTTTGACAATTTCAATATCAGAGGTTCTGTAAGTAATGGTTTCCGTGCTCCTAGTTTACATGAATTATACTATGCCCAAACCTCTACGGTATTTACGCCACAAGGTGTACCATTCGACGTAGGTTTCTTTACCAACGAAAGCTCGGCAGCAAAGGCTTTGGGTATTCCTAAATTAAAGCAAGAAAATTCGCAAAATGCAAGTTTGGGTTTTGCTCTACAACCTCTACAAGGCTTAGAAATTACTACTGATGCCTATATTTTTACGGTAAAAGACAAAATTATCTTGACAGGCAACTTTGAAGGACCAGCAGTGGGCGGTCGTTTAAAAAGCGTTATTGGCGAAGGGGCCGCTCAGTTTTTCACAAATGGTGCCGACGTAAAATCAAAAGGGTTGGATTTGGTAGTCAACTATACCAAAATGTTGGGTACTAAAAAGATGATTGCCACTTTTGCAGGCAACTGGAACAAAGTTGAATTTGTAGCGGTTCATCCAGCCAAATTAAATGTAGGAACAGATGGTACATTGACCGAAGCCCAAATTCAAGATTTGTATTTGAGCCGTTCGGTACGAGCCAGCTATGAAGAAGGTAACCCTCGCCAAAAATATATTGCCTCGTTTACATTGCTCGACAAAAAATGGTCGGCTATGGTACGTGGTATTTATTATGGCTCGGTGTATTCTCGTAGTTCGTACGACGATGGCAACGGCAACTACTATGACTATAAACTAGCCGCTCGTACAACAGTAGACCTGAGCCTGGGATACGAGCTTATTAAAGGACTTAAACTATCGGTTGGTGGCGACAACTTATTTGACGTGTACCCAACCAGAATATTACCAGACTTGACAGACAACAACCGCTTTGGTTATGAAAACTACCAAATGGGTTTTCAAGGTGCCAGTTATTATGCCCGCTTAAACTATAAATTCTAA